The following coding sequences are from one Luteimonas sp. S4-F44 window:
- a CDS encoding dicarboxylate/amino acid:cation symporter, with amino-acid sequence MTSSNGRGMALHTKMLIGFAIGAIAGLSINLLSSYAVANGLWLVPGADGQPVPAFQPWVQGLIVNLTEPVGQLFLRLLFMLVVPLVFSALILGVVEIGDPRALGRLGGKTLAWVFGTTFIAVLIGLAMTHLLQPGVGIDRALLDAALANSSAAGVVAGEHKPIGVIEMLLNMVPRNPIAAAANTDLIAVMCFALLFGIAAAVVDSPGTRSFVSAVQGVYDISLKLIDWVIRLAPYAVAALLFTLSARMGLDLMLQLGRFVGTAAAALGVHFFVVYPLLIALLGRRSPLEVFRGAQPALLTAFSTSSSAATLPTSLKTAEENLGVPRRVARFVCTLGATVNMNGTALYEGVTVLFLAQLFGVELTLVQQLMILVMCVMGGIGAASVPGGSLPVIATILVTFGIPAEGIALILGVDRFLDMCRTTVNIGGDMVASVVIGRSEAAHDHDDLGTGADGQLHVHHVHGDGEARQRAG; translated from the coding sequence ATGACCTCATCGAACGGGCGCGGCATGGCGCTGCACACCAAGATGCTGATCGGATTCGCGATCGGCGCGATCGCCGGACTGTCGATCAACCTGCTGAGCAGTTATGCGGTCGCCAACGGACTGTGGCTGGTGCCCGGCGCCGACGGCCAGCCCGTGCCGGCGTTCCAGCCGTGGGTCCAGGGGCTGATCGTCAATCTCACCGAGCCAGTCGGCCAGCTGTTCCTGCGGCTGTTGTTCATGCTGGTCGTGCCGCTGGTGTTCTCGGCGCTGATCCTGGGTGTGGTGGAGATCGGCGATCCGCGTGCATTGGGGCGCCTGGGCGGCAAGACCCTGGCCTGGGTGTTCGGCACCACCTTCATCGCGGTGCTGATCGGCCTGGCGATGACCCATCTGCTGCAGCCGGGCGTGGGGATCGACCGGGCGCTGCTGGACGCCGCGCTGGCCAATTCGTCGGCCGCGGGCGTCGTCGCCGGCGAGCACAAGCCGATCGGCGTGATCGAGATGCTGCTCAACATGGTGCCGCGCAACCCGATCGCGGCCGCGGCCAACACCGACCTGATCGCGGTGATGTGCTTCGCGCTGCTGTTCGGCATCGCGGCCGCCGTGGTCGATTCGCCGGGCACGCGCAGCTTCGTGTCGGCGGTCCAGGGCGTGTACGACATCAGCCTGAAGCTTATCGACTGGGTGATCCGCCTGGCGCCGTACGCGGTGGCCGCGCTGTTGTTCACGCTGTCGGCGCGGATGGGCCTGGATCTGATGCTGCAGCTCGGGCGCTTCGTCGGCACTGCGGCCGCGGCGCTGGGCGTGCATTTCTTCGTCGTCTATCCGCTGCTGATCGCGCTGCTGGGCCGGCGTTCGCCGCTGGAGGTCTTCCGCGGGGCGCAGCCAGCGTTGCTGACCGCGTTTTCGACCTCCTCGAGCGCGGCGACACTGCCCACCTCCCTCAAGACCGCCGAGGAGAACCTGGGCGTGCCGCGCCGGGTGGCGCGATTCGTGTGCACGCTCGGCGCAACTGTCAACATGAACGGCACTGCGCTCTACGAGGGCGTGACCGTGCTGTTCCTGGCGCAGTTGTTCGGGGTGGAACTGACGCTGGTCCAGCAGTTGATGATTCTGGTGATGTGCGTTATGGGCGGCATCGGCGCGGCCAGCGTGCCGGGCGGTTCGCTGCCGGTGATCGCCACGATCCTGGTGACGTTCGGCATCCCGGCCGAAGGCATCGCACTGATCCTGGGCGTGGACCGGTTTCTGGACATGTGCCGGACCACGGTCAACATCGGCGGCGACATGGTGGCCTCGGTCGTGATCGGGCGCAGCGAGGCCGCGCACGACCACGACGACCTCGGGACCGGCGCCGATGGCCAACTGCACGTGCACCACGTGCACGGTGATGGCGAGGCGCGGCAGCGGGCGGGCTGA
- the recQ gene encoding DNA helicase RecQ: MFPLPDSGASPAHTPAQDALGVLQRVFGHAAFRGEQAAIVEHVAAGFDALVLMPTGGGKSMCYQVPALLRDGVGIVVSPLIALMQDQVDALLQSGVRAAYLNSTLDAETAQRVERELLAGELDLLYVAPERLLTPRFLSLLDRAPLALFAIDEAHCVSQWGHDFRREYRELTILHERWPQVPRIALTATADPPTQREIAERLQLEDARRFVSSFDRPNIRYTVVQKDNAKRQLLDFLQAHRGQAGIVYCLSRRKVEETAEYLAGQGIDAVPYHAGMDASLRAANQRRFLRSEGVVVVATIAFGMGIDKPDVRFVAHTDLPKSIEGYYQETGRAGRDGEPAEAWMCYGLGDLVLLRQMIEQSDAGDERKRLEHRKLDALVGYCETMRCRRQVLLANFGEDYAGTGEGRACGNCDNCLDPPAAWDATVAAQKALSCVYRSGQRFGAAHIVDILRGSDNERIRQFGHAQLSTYGVGSDLDARAWKAVLRQLVAHGLLEVDAEGYGGLRLTEASRAVLKGAERVMLRKPTAARERGRTVRAVATADIELAPVDRPLYEALRALRAKLAREQNVPAYVIFHDATLREIARQRPLTLGQLGGIGGVGAGKLERYGDAVLETVHEAG, translated from the coding sequence ATGTTCCCGCTTCCCGACTCCGGCGCGTCCCCCGCACACACGCCGGCTCAAGACGCACTCGGCGTGCTCCAGCGCGTGTTCGGCCACGCCGCGTTCCGCGGCGAACAGGCGGCGATCGTCGAACACGTCGCTGCCGGCTTCGATGCCCTGGTACTGATGCCCACCGGCGGCGGCAAGTCGATGTGCTACCAGGTCCCCGCCTTACTGCGAGACGGCGTGGGCATCGTCGTCTCGCCGCTGATCGCACTGATGCAGGACCAGGTCGATGCGCTGCTGCAGTCGGGCGTACGTGCGGCCTACCTCAACTCCACGCTCGACGCCGAGACCGCACAGCGGGTCGAGCGCGAACTGCTGGCCGGCGAGCTCGACCTGCTCTACGTCGCGCCCGAGCGCCTGCTCACCCCGCGCTTCCTGTCGCTGCTCGACCGCGCCCCGCTGGCGCTGTTCGCGATCGACGAGGCGCATTGCGTCTCGCAATGGGGGCACGATTTCAGGCGCGAGTACCGCGAACTGACGATCCTGCACGAACGCTGGCCGCAGGTGCCGCGGATCGCGCTGACCGCGACTGCCGATCCGCCGACCCAGCGCGAGATCGCCGAGCGCCTGCAACTCGAGGATGCGCGCCGGTTCGTCAGTTCGTTCGACCGCCCGAATATCCGTTACACCGTCGTGCAGAAGGACAACGCCAAGCGCCAGTTGCTCGACTTTCTGCAGGCCCATCGCGGCCAGGCCGGGATCGTCTACTGCCTGTCGCGGCGCAAGGTCGAAGAGACGGCCGAGTACCTGGCCGGCCAGGGCATCGACGCGGTGCCCTACCACGCCGGCATGGACGCGTCGCTGCGCGCGGCCAACCAGCGCCGCTTTCTGCGCAGCGAGGGCGTGGTGGTCGTGGCGACGATCGCCTTCGGCATGGGCATCGACAAACCCGACGTGCGCTTCGTTGCGCATACCGACCTGCCCAAGTCGATCGAAGGCTACTACCAGGAGACCGGCCGCGCCGGCCGCGACGGCGAGCCCGCCGAAGCCTGGATGTGCTACGGCCTGGGCGACCTGGTGCTGCTGCGGCAAATGATCGAACAGTCCGATGCCGGTGACGAGCGCAAGCGCCTGGAACACCGCAAGCTCGATGCGCTGGTCGGCTACTGCGAAACCATGCGCTGCCGGCGCCAGGTACTGCTGGCGAACTTCGGCGAGGATTACGCCGGCACCGGCGAAGGCCGGGCCTGCGGCAACTGCGACAACTGCCTCGATCCGCCGGCCGCCTGGGACGCGACCGTCGCCGCGCAGAAGGCACTGAGCTGTGTGTACCGCAGCGGCCAGCGCTTCGGCGCCGCGCACATCGTCGACATCCTGCGCGGCAGCGACAACGAGCGCATCCGCCAGTTCGGCCACGCCCAGCTCAGTACCTACGGCGTGGGCAGCGACCTCGACGCCCGCGCCTGGAAGGCGGTGCTGCGCCAGCTCGTTGCCCACGGCCTGCTCGAGGTCGATGCCGAAGGCTACGGCGGTCTGCGCCTGACCGAGGCCAGCCGCGCGGTGCTCAAGGGCGCCGAAAGGGTGATGCTGCGCAAACCCACCGCCGCCCGCGAGCGCGGACGTACCGTGCGTGCGGTGGCGACGGCCGACATCGAACTGGCGCCCGTCGACCGACCGCTGTACGAGGCCCTGCGCGCACTGCGCGCCAAGCTCGCCCGCGAGCAGAACGTGCCGGCCTACGTGATCTTCCACGATGCCACGCTGCGCGAGATCGCGCGCCAGCGGCCACTGACGCTGGGTCAGCTCGGCGGCATTGGCGGGGTCGGCGCAGGCAAGCTCGAGCGCTACGGCGACGCCGTGCTCGAGACCGTGCACGAAGCCGGCTGA
- the tkt gene encoding transketolase — protein sequence MTTPTRRELANAIRFLAIDAVDAAKSGHPGMPMGMADIAEVLWNDHLSHNPGNPHWIDRDRFVLSNGHGSMLQYALLHLSGYDLPIEELKHFRQLHSRTAGHPERYETPGVETTTGPLGQGFANAVGFALAERLLAQQFNRDGFDIVDHRTWVFLGDGCLMEGISHEAASLAGTLGLGKLVAFWDDNRISIDGNTAGWFTDDTPARFEAYGWRVIRDVDGHDAAAISRAIGEAVAQDDRPVLVCCRTTIGFGSPNRGGKESSHGAPLGKEESDATRAALGWTHGPFEIPEAIRDAWRATTAGQAREDAWNRRFEAYQAAHPELAAELLRRTRGELPADFAEAADAFVAKLQADGPTIASRKASQMTIEAFAPLLPELVGGSADLAHSNLTLWKGCKTAASHDADANYVYYGVREFGMSAIANGLALHGGFVPFDATFLVFSDYARNAVRMSALIPAHAIHVYTHDSIGLGEDGPTHQPVEHLASLRYIPNNDVWRPCDAVESAVAWKSAVLRSDGPSCLVFSRQNLPHQARDAAQVAAIARGGYVLKDAAGTPELILIATGSEVGLAMEAAAQLGDGVRVVSMPSTDVFERQDAAYRESVLPNAVRRRVAIEAGVTGFWRAYVGLDGAVIGIDRFGASAPADKLYPYFGITVEKIVEAAKAL from the coding sequence ATGACCACGCCGACCCGTCGCGAACTCGCCAACGCCATCCGCTTTCTCGCCATCGACGCGGTCGATGCCGCCAAGTCGGGCCACCCCGGCATGCCGATGGGCATGGCCGACATCGCCGAGGTGCTGTGGAATGACCACCTCAGCCACAACCCGGGCAATCCGCACTGGATCGACCGCGACCGCTTCGTGCTGTCCAACGGCCACGGCTCGATGCTGCAGTACGCGCTGCTGCACCTGTCGGGCTATGACCTGCCGATTGAGGAGCTGAAGCACTTCCGGCAGTTGCACAGCCGTACCGCCGGCCACCCCGAGCGCTACGAGACGCCGGGCGTGGAGACGACCACCGGGCCGCTGGGGCAGGGCTTCGCCAATGCGGTCGGCTTCGCGCTCGCCGAGCGGCTGCTCGCCCAGCAGTTCAATCGCGACGGTTTCGACATCGTCGACCACCGCACCTGGGTGTTCCTGGGCGACGGCTGCCTGATGGAAGGCATTTCGCACGAGGCCGCATCGCTGGCCGGCACCCTGGGCCTGGGCAAGCTGGTCGCGTTCTGGGATGACAACCGCATTTCGATCGACGGCAACACCGCCGGCTGGTTCACCGATGACACCCCGGCGCGCTTCGAGGCCTACGGCTGGCGCGTGATCCGCGATGTCGACGGTCACGACGCTGCGGCGATCTCGCGCGCGATCGGCGAGGCCGTCGCGCAGGACGACCGGCCGGTGCTGGTGTGCTGCCGCACGACGATCGGCTTCGGTTCGCCGAACCGCGGCGGCAAGGAATCCTCGCACGGCGCGCCGCTGGGCAAGGAAGAGTCCGACGCCACGCGCGCCGCACTCGGCTGGACGCATGGTCCGTTCGAGATCCCGGAGGCGATCCGTGACGCCTGGCGCGCGACGACGGCCGGCCAGGCCCGCGAGGACGCCTGGAACCGCCGCTTCGAGGCCTACCAGGCCGCACATCCGGAACTGGCCGCCGAGTTGCTGCGCCGGACGCGCGGTGAGCTGCCGGCCGATTTCGCCGAGGCCGCGGACGCGTTCGTCGCCAAGCTGCAGGCCGATGGCCCGACGATCGCCTCGCGCAAGGCCTCGCAGATGACGATCGAGGCATTCGCGCCGCTGCTGCCCGAGCTCGTCGGCGGCTCGGCCGACCTCGCGCACTCGAACCTGACACTGTGGAAGGGCTGCAAGACCGCGGCCAGCCACGATGCCGATGCGAACTACGTCTACTACGGCGTGCGCGAGTTCGGCATGAGCGCGATCGCCAACGGCCTGGCGCTGCACGGCGGCTTCGTGCCGTTTGATGCGACCTTCCTGGTGTTCAGCGATTACGCCCGCAATGCGGTGCGCATGAGCGCGCTGATCCCGGCGCACGCGATCCACGTCTACACCCACGATTCGATCGGCCTGGGCGAGGACGGCCCGACGCACCAGCCGGTCGAGCATCTGGCGAGCCTGCGCTACATCCCCAACAACGACGTCTGGCGCCCCTGCGACGCGGTCGAGTCGGCGGTGGCCTGGAAGTCGGCGGTGCTGCGCAGCGACGGCCCCAGCTGCCTGGTGTTCTCGCGCCAGAACCTGCCGCACCAGGCGCGCGACGCGGCGCAGGTCGCTGCCATCGCACGGGGCGGCTACGTGCTCAAGGACGCCGCCGGCACGCCGGAGCTGATCCTGATCGCGACGGGCTCGGAGGTCGGCCTGGCGATGGAGGCCGCCGCGCAGCTCGGCGATGGCGTGCGCGTGGTGTCGATGCCCTCGACCGACGTGTTCGAGCGCCAGGATGCGGCCTATCGCGAATCGGTGCTGCCCAATGCAGTGCGTCGCCGTGTCGCGATCGAAGCCGGCGTCACCGGCTTCTGGCGTGCCTATGTCGGGCTTGACGGCGCGGTCATCGGCATCGACCGCTTCGGCGCCTCGGCCCCGGCCGACAAGCTCTATCCCTACTTCGGCATCACCGTCGAGAAGATCGTCGAGGCGGCCAAGGCGCTCTGA
- a CDS encoding DUF11 domain-containing protein, with the protein MSKGSTMKDRHSVVSAPRRGSLLGAALAAAIAAIAMPQASAQVGVNSVQRSFINLSFEEPNLQTAGCRVYIGEQFVPGWTTSHGPWAQENVGGCVVPTGFVAGQQARILEIWRTPRTNGGLTVNARTGSQLAELNAEQLSRIAQNVCLVPGDVVRWQFSHRGRSSATTQDRMAFLLGTAPIVQVGTTNNGSGGVLQVSQGTATSVLGPNGWRDYNGSFAYNGTGGVTNIGFEALSGGAAMGNFLDDIQVYLKPFIELTGNGFQTVEGTSAGLPELRVVGTLDDDLNILVSVTGGTAVLGTDFTTPSGTNTFSVFIPAGTYEGNVAQPLGLTALGNAIIDGNRTVQLTLQPSPDDYLLSSTQSCGAAAVAQATWTLLDDDLDLSIEKTASATNVPVGGDVAFTLRVAHLDGVDGSGAVIRDPAVAGLDCSAAVVSCSASGGAVCPASPTIGALQNAGLVVPTLPVGGQLELGFSCVVTASP; encoded by the coding sequence ATGAGCAAGGGTTCGACTATGAAAGATCGCCACTCCGTTGTTTCCGCGCCGCGCCGCGGCTCCCTGCTGGGTGCCGCCCTGGCGGCCGCGATCGCCGCCATCGCCATGCCGCAGGCGTCTGCCCAGGTGGGCGTGAATTCGGTGCAGCGCAGCTTCATCAATCTGAGCTTCGAAGAGCCGAACCTGCAGACTGCAGGGTGCCGTGTCTACATCGGCGAGCAGTTCGTCCCCGGCTGGACGACGAGCCATGGCCCTTGGGCCCAGGAGAACGTGGGCGGCTGCGTGGTGCCGACCGGCTTCGTCGCCGGCCAACAGGCACGCATCCTCGAGATATGGCGCACGCCGCGGACCAATGGCGGACTGACGGTGAATGCACGCACTGGCTCGCAGCTGGCCGAGCTCAATGCGGAACAGTTGTCGCGTATCGCGCAGAACGTCTGCCTGGTCCCCGGTGACGTGGTGCGCTGGCAGTTCAGTCATCGCGGACGCAGCAGTGCCACCACCCAGGACCGGATGGCCTTTCTGCTCGGCACCGCGCCGATCGTGCAGGTGGGGACCACCAACAATGGCAGCGGTGGCGTGCTCCAGGTATCGCAGGGCACCGCGACGTCCGTACTCGGGCCCAACGGGTGGCGCGACTACAACGGCAGCTTCGCCTACAACGGGACAGGCGGCGTCACCAACATCGGCTTCGAAGCGCTGTCGGGCGGGGCGGCGATGGGCAACTTCCTCGACGACATTCAGGTCTATCTCAAGCCCTTCATCGAGCTGACTGGCAATGGGTTCCAGACCGTGGAAGGGACCAGCGCCGGCCTGCCGGAGTTGCGCGTCGTCGGCACCCTCGACGACGACTTGAACATCCTGGTCTCGGTCACCGGCGGCACCGCCGTGCTGGGGACGGATTTCACCACCCCCAGCGGCACCAATACGTTCAGCGTTTTCATCCCGGCCGGCACCTACGAGGGCAATGTCGCGCAGCCGCTCGGCCTCACGGCGTTGGGCAATGCCATCATCGACGGCAACCGGACTGTACAACTGACCTTGCAGCCGAGTCCCGACGACTACCTGCTCAGTTCCACCCAGTCGTGTGGCGCAGCTGCGGTCGCCCAGGCCACGTGGACCCTGCTCGACGACGATCTCGACCTGTCGATCGAGAAGACCGCATCGGCGACGAACGTACCGGTGGGCGGTGATGTCGCGTTCACCCTGAGAGTCGCGCATCTCGACGGCGTGGACGGCAGCGGTGCGGTGATTCGCGATCCCGCCGTGGCCGGCCTGGACTGCAGCGCGGCCGTCGTCTCGTGCAGCGCGAGCGGCGGCGCCGTCTGTCCGGCATCGCCGACGATCGGTGCCTTGCAGAACGCTGGCCTGGTTGTCCCGACGCTACCGGTGGGCGGACAGCTGGAATTGGGCTTCAGCTGCGTCGTGACCGCTTCGCCGTAG
- a CDS encoding acetyl-CoA hydrolase/transferase C-terminal domain-containing protein — translation MTSHLHDLDAAVARIRAHVDGPLHIGAPLGLGKPHRLLNALYAAAVADPSRPLTLYTALSLDPPSGGADLQGRFLGPFAQRHFGEDFVRLDYVRALRHDALPPHINVEEFYLQSGAMLGSTQVQRRYASLNYTHVARALVDRGVNVVVQKVAANEDGSRLSLSSNTDLTFDTIDALVQAGHPRPLLVAEIDPDLPWLGGTAAVDTGFFDLVVTPPPPYPRLFGLPRQPVSDADYAIGFYASALVRDGGTLQIGIGALADALCHALALRHIDNAAYRRVLHALDPDLITHPTVVACGGLDPFETGLYGCSEMINEGFKRLVEVGVIRRKVVDKAALMRRANDGTASALDRELIERDGEFLHGAFYLGSPDFYAWLRGLDEDTRRGIGMKRVGEVNELYGLDEGLERLQRRDARFFNSCMMATALGAAVSDALDDGRVVSGVGGQYNFVAMAHALPDARSALMFRATRETGGRHESNIRWNYGHTTIPRHLRDLYITEYGIADVRGATDEDCVRAMVRVADADHQPALLERARAAGKLDPRFVRPSAWGRNSAAHLRDALAPFRRDGTLPAYPLGSDFDAVEQRLLPALSWLKSASATRAGKLRTVLAALREGRTDDTAALQRMALDAPRGLQERLLARLLALGLSKTAAADTAAPSPDA, via the coding sequence ATGACGTCCCATCTCCACGACCTCGACGCCGCCGTCGCCCGCATCCGCGCCCATGTCGACGGCCCGCTCCACATCGGCGCCCCGCTGGGCCTGGGCAAGCCGCACCGCCTGCTCAACGCGCTGTACGCCGCGGCGGTGGCGGACCCGTCGCGCCCGCTTACCCTGTACACCGCCCTGTCGCTCGATCCACCATCGGGCGGCGCTGACCTGCAGGGTCGCTTCCTCGGTCCCTTCGCGCAGCGCCATTTCGGCGAGGACTTCGTCCGGCTCGACTACGTGCGGGCACTGCGTCACGACGCCCTGCCGCCGCATATCAACGTCGAAGAGTTCTACCTGCAGTCCGGCGCGATGCTGGGCTCCACCCAGGTCCAACGTCGTTACGCCAGCCTGAACTACACCCACGTGGCCCGCGCGCTCGTCGACCGCGGCGTCAACGTGGTGGTGCAGAAGGTCGCGGCCAACGAGGACGGCAGCCGGCTGTCGCTGTCGTCGAACACCGACCTGACTTTCGACACGATCGACGCGCTTGTCCAGGCCGGCCACCCGCGGCCGCTGCTGGTGGCCGAGATCGACCCCGACCTGCCGTGGCTCGGCGGGACGGCCGCGGTCGACACCGGCTTCTTCGACCTCGTCGTGACCCCGCCACCGCCGTATCCGCGCCTGTTCGGCCTGCCGCGGCAGCCGGTCTCCGATGCGGACTACGCGATCGGGTTCTACGCCAGCGCCCTGGTCCGCGACGGCGGCACGCTGCAGATCGGCATCGGCGCGCTGGCCGACGCGTTGTGCCACGCGCTGGCGTTGCGCCACATCGACAACGCCGCCTACCGCCGGGTGCTGCACGCGCTCGACCCCGACCTGATCACGCATCCGACCGTCGTCGCCTGCGGTGGACTCGACCCGTTCGAAACCGGCCTGTACGGCTGCAGCGAAATGATCAACGAGGGCTTCAAGCGCCTGGTCGAGGTCGGTGTGATCCGCCGCAAGGTGGTCGACAAGGCCGCATTGATGCGGCGGGCCAACGACGGCACCGCCAGCGCGCTGGACCGGGAGCTGATCGAGCGCGACGGCGAATTCCTGCATGGCGCGTTCTACCTCGGCTCACCTGATTTCTATGCCTGGCTGCGCGGACTCGACGAGGACACCCGGCGCGGCATCGGCATGAAGCGCGTGGGCGAGGTCAACGAGCTCTATGGGCTCGATGAAGGGCTCGAACGCCTGCAGCGCCGCGACGCGCGCTTTTTCAACAGCTGCATGATGGCGACCGCGCTCGGCGCCGCGGTGTCCGACGCGCTCGACGACGGCCGCGTGGTCTCGGGTGTCGGCGGGCAGTACAACTTCGTGGCGATGGCACATGCGCTGCCCGATGCGCGCTCGGCGCTGATGTTCCGCGCCACGCGCGAGACCGGCGGCCGACACGAATCGAATATCCGCTGGAATTACGGGCACACGACGATTCCCCGACACCTGCGCGACCTCTACATCACCGAGTACGGCATCGCCGACGTGCGCGGCGCGACCGACGAGGACTGCGTGCGGGCGATGGTGCGCGTGGCCGATGCCGACCACCAGCCCGCGCTGCTCGAACGCGCCCGCGCGGCCGGCAAGCTCGATCCTCGCTTCGTCCGGCCTTCGGCCTGGGGCCGCAACAGCGCCGCGCACCTGCGCGACGCGCTGGCACCGTTCCGCCGCGACGGCACGCTGCCGGCCTATCCGCTGGGCAGCGACTTCGACGCCGTCGAACAGCGCCTGTTGCCAGCCTTGTCTTGGCTCAAATCGGCCTCCGCGACCCGTGCGGGCAAGCTGCGCACCGTGCTCGCGGCGCTACGTGAGGGCCGCACCGACGACACCGCCGCGCTGCAACGCATGGCACTCGACGCGCCCCGCGGGCTACAGGAACGCCTACTCGCGCGTCTACTGGCACTGGGACTTAGCAAGACGGCGGCGGCCGACACCGCGGCCCCCTCACCGGACGCCTGA
- a CDS encoding BolA family protein: protein MTTRADHLRDALAALQPSHLEVHDESHMHSRGLETHYKAVIVSAAFTGKRAIQRHQLVYRTLSEQMQRIHALALHTFTPEEWATEAQVPDSPTCRGGSKHDLKNAPAPEAPSRTA, encoded by the coding sequence ATGACCACGCGAGCCGACCACCTGCGCGATGCCCTCGCCGCCCTGCAGCCCAGCCATCTGGAGGTGCACGACGAGAGCCACATGCACAGCCGCGGACTTGAGACGCACTACAAGGCGGTGATCGTCAGCGCGGCATTCACGGGCAAGCGCGCGATCCAGCGCCACCAGCTCGTCTACCGCACGCTGAGCGAGCAGATGCAACGCATCCACGCACTGGCGTTGCACACCTTCACGCCCGAGGAGTGGGCGACCGAGGCCCAGGTACCCGATTCGCCGACCTGCCGTGGCGGCAGCAAGCACGACCTGAAGAACGCCCCCGCGCCCGAGGCGCCCTCACGCACCGCGTAG